A genomic window from Parvularcula sp. LCG005 includes:
- the fabG gene encoding 3-oxoacyl-[acyl-carrier-protein] reductase codes for MFDLTGKTALVTGATGGIGGEIARSLHARGATVALSGRREEQLRALADDLGERVHVLPCDMSNPDAVEALPAEASGAMGGLHILVANAGITKDNLMMRMKAEDFDTVIAVNLKSYWLMSKAALRGMMKARFGRIIGVTSVVGVTGNAGQTNYAASKAGMIGMTKSLAQEVASRGVTANCIAPGFIATPMTDVLNDAQKDAINANIPAGRMGSPSDIAAAAVYLSSDEAGYVTGQTLHVNGGMAMI; via the coding sequence ATGTTTGATCTGACAGGAAAAACAGCACTCGTCACCGGCGCTACAGGCGGTATTGGCGGCGAAATTGCCCGCTCACTTCATGCGCGCGGTGCCACCGTTGCTCTGTCCGGGCGTCGCGAAGAGCAGCTTCGCGCCCTGGCCGACGACCTCGGTGAGCGCGTTCACGTCCTGCCCTGTGACATGAGCAACCCCGATGCGGTGGAGGCCCTGCCAGCGGAAGCCAGCGGGGCGATGGGCGGCTTGCACATTCTCGTCGCCAATGCAGGCATCACCAAAGACAATCTGATGATGCGCATGAAGGCCGAAGATTTTGACACGGTGATCGCCGTCAATCTCAAGTCCTATTGGCTGATGTCGAAAGCCGCGTTGCGCGGCATGATGAAAGCACGCTTTGGCCGGATCATCGGCGTGACCTCGGTTGTCGGCGTCACTGGCAATGCGGGACAGACAAATTATGCCGCCTCCAAGGCGGGCATGATCGGCATGACGAAATCGCTTGCGCAGGAAGTGGCCTCGCGGGGCGTGACCGCAAACTGCATCGCGCCGGGCTTCATTGCCACGCCGATGACGGATGTCCTGAACGACGCCCAAAAAGATGCCATCAATGCCAACATCCCGGCCGGCCGAATGGGGTCGCCATCGGATATTGCCGCAGCGGCGGTTTATCTGTCCTCGGATGAAGCAGGCTATGTCACCGGCCAGACACTTCACGTCAATGGCGGCATGGCCATGATCTGA
- a CDS encoding beta-glucosidase — MMKRLQSLKAVLMGSALAMSLALPAAAQDKEFPWMDTSLSAAERADLVLAEMTAQEKMTLLFGHFGSPAPWLNARADVPGMNWTPPEEARNQSAGFVYGIERLGIPNQWLADAGLGVASQRGPNPFLRTALPSGVATAASWDRELSYKGGQMIGNEARLSGFNVLLAGAVNTNREPRAGRNFEYAGEDPLLAGVMVGEAIKGIQSNDIISTVKHFAHNFQETKRNSVNAKMADKAGRETELLAFELAIEIGDPGSVMCAYNRVNGDYSCESPYLLTEVLKEDWGYKGYVMSDWGATHSTVPAANAGLDQQSGFPFDRAPYFGQALVEAVENDHVSQARFDDMAHRVLWAMFDNGVFDNEIAAEPDEADIDFDAHADITRQAAEEGMVLLKNENGILPLTDEVKSILVVGGMADKGVISGGGASQVYSRSGDPANGMNYGMNSFPGPAVFYASSPVEQLKERLGAEITYMDGKDLKAAAKAAKEADVVLVFGTQWTGESVDFDLALDYDGDKLVQRMAKANKNTVVVLQTGAQVMMPWKDDVAGIVEAWYPGSEGGEAIARVLTGEVNPSGHLPMTFPKTLKQLPRPVIDSEPVGDAKWAQADYDIEGSAVGYRWFDKKGLEPLYPFGYGLSYTSFDYSNLTTDTADGVLSVSFTVTNTGEKPGADVPQIYVGPKAGGWDAPKRLAGWDKVTLAPGATQDVTVTVDDRILSTFDSGDKTWNRAAGDYTVYLSHSAMDVDEETSVTLDAKTLNVANQVVTSSAE; from the coding sequence ATGATGAAACGTCTTCAATCTCTCAAGGCTGTCCTGATGGGCTCAGCCCTCGCCATGTCACTCGCACTCCCCGCGGCAGCGCAGGACAAAGAGTTTCCGTGGATGGACACGTCGCTGTCCGCAGCAGAGCGTGCTGATCTCGTTCTCGCCGAAATGACAGCACAGGAAAAAATGACCCTGCTGTTTGGTCATTTTGGCAGCCCCGCCCCCTGGCTCAACGCCCGCGCCGACGTGCCCGGCATGAACTGGACTCCGCCGGAAGAGGCCCGCAACCAGTCCGCTGGCTTTGTCTACGGCATCGAACGGCTCGGCATTCCCAATCAGTGGCTGGCGGATGCCGGTCTGGGCGTGGCCTCGCAGCGCGGCCCGAATCCATTCTTGCGCACGGCACTGCCGTCTGGCGTCGCGACGGCGGCCAGCTGGGACAGAGAGCTGTCCTACAAGGGCGGCCAGATGATCGGCAATGAGGCGCGGCTGTCAGGTTTCAATGTCCTCTTGGCGGGCGCAGTCAATACCAATCGCGAGCCGCGCGCCGGACGGAACTTTGAATATGCCGGCGAAGATCCGTTGCTGGCGGGCGTCATGGTGGGCGAGGCCATCAAAGGTATTCAGTCCAACGACATTATTTCAACCGTGAAGCACTTCGCGCACAATTTTCAGGAAACGAAGCGCAACAGCGTCAATGCCAAGATGGCCGACAAGGCGGGACGCGAAACTGAACTGCTGGCGTTCGAGCTCGCCATCGAGATCGGCGATCCCGGTTCAGTCATGTGCGCCTATAACCGCGTCAACGGCGACTATTCCTGCGAGAGCCCATACCTTCTCACCGAAGTGCTGAAAGAGGACTGGGGCTATAAGGGATATGTGATGTCCGATTGGGGTGCGACCCACTCGACCGTCCCCGCTGCCAATGCCGGTCTGGACCAGCAATCAGGTTTCCCGTTCGACCGGGCGCCTTATTTCGGCCAGGCCCTCGTTGAGGCCGTAGAGAACGATCACGTCAGTCAGGCCCGTTTCGACGACATGGCGCATCGGGTCCTGTGGGCCATGTTCGACAATGGAGTCTTTGACAACGAGATCGCAGCAGAGCCAGACGAAGCGGATATCGACTTCGACGCCCATGCCGACATCACCCGTCAGGCAGCAGAAGAAGGCATGGTCCTTCTGAAGAACGAGAACGGCATTCTTCCACTGACCGACGAAGTGAAGTCGATTCTCGTGGTCGGCGGCATGGCCGACAAGGGGGTCATCTCCGGCGGCGGCGCGTCACAGGTCTACAGCCGCAGCGGCGACCCGGCCAATGGAATGAATTACGGCATGAACAGCTTCCCCGGCCCAGCTGTTTTCTATGCCTCCAGTCCTGTGGAACAGCTGAAAGAACGCCTTGGCGCCGAGATCACCTACATGGATGGCAAGGATCTGAAAGCAGCCGCCAAGGCTGCCAAGGAAGCAGACGTTGTCCTTGTTTTCGGTACCCAATGGACGGGCGAGAGCGTCGATTTCGATCTCGCGCTTGACTACGACGGTGACAAGCTGGTTCAGCGGATGGCCAAAGCCAACAAGAACACGGTCGTCGTCCTGCAAACCGGCGCGCAGGTCATGATGCCGTGGAAGGACGATGTCGCAGGCATCGTGGAAGCTTGGTATCCGGGATCTGAAGGCGGCGAAGCGATTGCGCGCGTCCTCACGGGTGAGGTGAACCCGTCGGGCCACTTGCCCATGACCTTCCCGAAAACCCTCAAGCAATTGCCGCGGCCTGTAATCGACTCTGAACCGGTTGGCGACGCCAAATGGGCGCAGGCTGATTATGATATTGAAGGGTCCGCCGTCGGCTATCGCTGGTTCGACAAGAAGGGCTTGGAGCCGCTTTATCCATTCGGGTACGGACTGAGCTACACGAGCTTCGACTACAGCAATCTGACCACCGACACTGCTGATGGCGTTCTGTCCGTCAGCTTCACCGTGACCAACACGGGCGAGAAGCCGGGCGCCGATGTGCCGCAAATCTATGTCGGGCCGAAGGCCGGTGGCTGGGATGCCCCCAAACGTCTCGCCGGCTGGGACAAGGTAACACTTGCCCCTGGCGCGACCCAGGACGTGACTGTCACGGTCGACGACCGGATCCTGTCTACTTTTGACAGTGGCGATAAAACATGGAATCGCGCCGCAGGCGATTACACCGTTTACCTGTCACATTCCGCGATGGATGTGGACGAGGAGACGAGCGTCACGCTCGACGCAAAGACGTTGAACGTTGCCAATCAGGTTGTGACAAGTTCAGCTGAATAA
- a CDS encoding SemiSWEET transporter has translation MNAELFGSVAAVLTTTSFLPQAVQVLRTRNTAGISLTMYAMFVAGVAMWLAYGLMIGAMPVILANLVTFALAAVILTFKALHVLSDRHVLRS, from the coding sequence ATGAACGCAGAACTTTTCGGTTCCGTCGCCGCCGTATTGACGACAACCTCTTTCCTGCCGCAGGCCGTTCAGGTCCTTCGGACCCGCAACACCGCCGGCATTTCACTGACCATGTACGCCATGTTCGTCGCCGGTGTGGCGATGTGGCTTGCTTACGGTCTCATGATTGGCGCGATGCCTGTGATTCTCGCCAACCTCGTGACCTTTGCGCTGGCAGCCGTCATCCTGACCTTCAAGGCCCTGCACGTCCTGTCGGACCGGCACGTCCTCAGGTCATAA
- the fabD gene encoding ACP S-malonyltransferase, which yields MTPSANQLSILFPGQGSQAVGMGVALAEEYPVARAVFDEVDEALGQYLFELMAKGPSEELTLTRNTQPALMAVSIAAFRVLQDAGLGYGTMLGMAGHSLGEYSAYCAAGSISLTDTAKLLRLRGEAMQSAVPVGEGAMAAILGLDMDHVIAICDETGAEIANDNSPGQVVISGAVAAVDAACQMAKDHGAKRALKLPVSAPFHCTLMKPAQEAMAEALNAATISAPEVPIYSNVLAAPVTDPDMIRQTLTEQVTGKVRWTETIKRMEKDGTRTFIEVGAGKVLTGLVKRIADDSKAINFGTPADFDNFRDAVAH from the coding sequence ATGACCCCTAGCGCAAATCAGCTCAGCATCCTTTTTCCTGGCCAAGGGAGCCAGGCCGTCGGTATGGGGGTCGCCCTCGCGGAGGAATATCCCGTCGCCCGCGCCGTTTTTGACGAAGTGGACGAGGCACTCGGCCAGTACCTGTTTGAATTGATGGCCAAGGGGCCATCCGAAGAACTGACCCTGACCCGCAACACCCAACCTGCGCTGATGGCCGTATCGATTGCCGCGTTCCGCGTGCTGCAGGATGCCGGTCTTGGCTATGGCACCATGCTCGGTATGGCAGGCCATTCCCTTGGCGAATATTCAGCCTATTGTGCCGCCGGCTCGATCAGCCTGACCGACACCGCCAAACTGCTGCGCCTGCGTGGCGAGGCCATGCAGTCGGCAGTGCCCGTGGGCGAGGGGGCGATGGCCGCCATTCTTGGGCTCGACATGGATCACGTCATCGCCATCTGCGATGAAACCGGCGCTGAGATCGCCAATGACAATTCCCCCGGACAGGTCGTCATTTCAGGCGCTGTAGCGGCGGTCGATGCCGCCTGCCAGATGGCCAAGGACCATGGCGCAAAGCGGGCGCTGAAACTGCCTGTCTCCGCGCCCTTCCACTGCACGCTGATGAAACCGGCGCAGGAAGCGATGGCCGAAGCACTGAATGCAGCCACGATCAGCGCGCCAGAAGTGCCGATCTACTCAAACGTCCTTGCCGCCCCCGTGACCGATCCGGATATGATTCGCCAGACCCTGACCGAGCAGGTCACCGGCAAGGTCCGCTGGACCGAAACCATCAAGCGAATGGAGAAAGATGGCACGCGCACCTTCATCGAGGTGGGGGCAGGAAAGGTCCTGACAGGCTTGGTCAAGCGCATCGCTGATGACAGCAAGGCCATCAATTTTGGCACACCCGCCGATTTCGACAATTTCCGCGACGCTGTCGCACACTGA
- a CDS encoding ABC transporter ATP-binding protein, giving the protein MFRLFESIVRPFFPEPPEQPPSQLGAFIWHYARPFRWLFLASIFVSMLIALVEVSAFSLVGSIVDWMSGTTPQSFWSEYGVQVGLICLLMAVIWPLLTLIDDLIIPNGIMGNMAMSIRWRGHRYLLRQSTSFYAEDFAGRIATKLMQTATGVRDVVVKACNLGVYIITYFLSSVVLFASHDWRLMLPLLIWVAVYVFLLMTFLPRLKKWSALQSDARSNLTGRVVDAYTNIQTVKMFASSDAEESYVKDGMQNMLGTVYPQMRVVTTMSFCLNLLNGNLIAGIIGVGAWLWTQDAISSGTLAFAATMALRMQGLSHYFLWEMANMFENLGAAEDGMGTLSRPHQIADVPGARPLLPQGGDVRFDKVTFHYGSARQIIPQLDLHIRPGEKVGLVGRSGAGKSTLVNLLLRLYDVEDGRITIDGQDIAGVTQESLRQSIAVVTQDTSLLHRSIRENIAYGRPSAAEADIIGAAKRAEAWDFIQTLEDRKGRTGLDAHVGERGVKLSGGQRQRIAIARVILKDAPILVLDEATSALDSEVESAIQSRLDDLMAGKTVVAIAHRLSTIAAMDRLIVLDQGQIVESGTHEALIAQNGLYASLWARQSGGFLPDSDGA; this is encoded by the coding sequence GTGTTTCGCCTTTTTGAATCAATCGTCCGCCCGTTTTTTCCTGAGCCGCCAGAGCAGCCGCCCAGCCAACTGGGCGCGTTTATCTGGCATTATGCCCGGCCGTTTCGCTGGCTGTTTCTTGCCAGCATCTTTGTTTCCATGCTGATCGCCCTCGTTGAGGTGTCAGCGTTCAGTCTCGTTGGCAGTATTGTCGACTGGATGAGCGGCACCACTCCCCAATCCTTCTGGAGCGAATACGGTGTTCAGGTGGGTCTCATTTGCCTGTTGATGGCCGTGATCTGGCCACTCCTGACGCTGATCGACGATCTGATCATCCCGAATGGCATCATGGGCAATATGGCGATGTCGATCCGCTGGCGCGGGCACCGATATCTCCTGCGCCAGTCGACGTCTTTCTACGCGGAGGACTTTGCAGGCCGGATTGCAACCAAACTGATGCAGACGGCCACCGGTGTGCGTGACGTCGTCGTGAAGGCCTGCAATCTGGGCGTTTACATCATCACGTATTTTCTGTCGTCGGTCGTGCTTTTCGCCAGCCATGATTGGCGCCTGATGCTGCCGCTGCTGATCTGGGTCGCCGTTTATGTCTTCTTGCTGATGACATTCCTGCCGCGGCTGAAAAAGTGGTCGGCGCTGCAGTCCGATGCACGGTCGAACCTGACGGGTCGTGTGGTCGATGCCTATACGAATATTCAGACCGTGAAGATGTTCGCGTCCAGTGACGCTGAGGAGTCTTATGTAAAAGACGGCATGCAGAACATGCTGGGAACCGTCTATCCACAGATGCGCGTTGTCACGACCATGTCGTTCTGCCTCAATCTTCTGAATGGCAATCTGATCGCGGGCATTATCGGGGTCGGCGCATGGCTGTGGACACAGGATGCGATCAGCTCCGGCACCCTCGCCTTCGCCGCGACCATGGCCCTGAGGATGCAGGGGCTGAGCCATTATTTCCTGTGGGAAATGGCAAACATGTTCGAAAATCTTGGTGCGGCAGAAGACGGGATGGGCACCCTCTCGCGGCCACACCAGATTGCAGATGTGCCCGGTGCGCGACCGTTGCTGCCACAGGGTGGCGATGTGCGGTTTGACAAGGTAACATTCCACTATGGATCGGCCCGCCAGATTATTCCTCAGCTGGACCTGCACATCCGTCCGGGTGAGAAAGTGGGCCTCGTCGGGCGGTCAGGCGCGGGCAAGTCGACTTTGGTGAACCTGCTTCTCCGTCTGTACGACGTGGAAGACGGCCGGATTACAATCGATGGTCAGGATATCGCAGGCGTCACGCAGGAATCCCTGCGCCAGTCGATTGCCGTGGTAACACAGGACACATCGCTGCTGCACCGCTCCATCCGGGAAAACATCGCCTACGGACGACCATCCGCTGCAGAAGCAGACATTATCGGCGCTGCGAAGCGGGCGGAGGCGTGGGACTTCATCCAGACGCTGGAGGATCGGAAGGGCCGCACCGGGCTTGATGCCCATGTGGGTGAGCGCGGTGTCAAACTGTCGGGTGGTCAGCGCCAGCGGATCGCGATTGCCCGCGTCATCCTGAAGGACGCGCCAATCCTCGTCCTCGACGAGGCCACATCGGCGCTCGATTCAGAGGTGGAAAGCGCCATCCAGTCGCGCCTCGACGACCTTATGGCCGGCAAGACCGTCGTCGCGATTGCGCACCGGCTGTCGACCATCGCGGCGATGGACCGGCTTATCGTTCTGGATCAGGGACAGATCGTCGAAAGCGGAACCCATGAGGCGCTCATCGCCCAGAACGGTCTGTACGCATCGCTTTGGGCGCGACAGTCGGGCGGGTTCCTGCCCGATAGCGATGGAGCATAA
- a CDS encoding hydrolase, protein MTDLSKLNDDDRAIMARLEAAADTMLSRTIEWAKINTGSYNTDGLYQLAPVIADAFRALDADVALEDAPPFPVITDKGESEDMTTSPIIRVRSRPHAPVQVVMSGHYDTVFPPGTFTEIRDLGNGRWNGPGLADMKGGLNVMLEALKAFEAGPMKDRLGYQIVISPDEEIGNFASAPALTAAAQSGAMIGMTYEPCLETGDMAGGRKGSAVFDIVLHGKSAHAGRAKAEGRSAILAAAELVVGLEALNDEREGVTLNVGAIEGGGAVNIVPDLAIVRFGARAPDQDAADWCTDQIKVLFERAIGRDGITGHLHGGFYRPPKPRNAAQQALFDAVHGTGQALGLNIGFVDTGGVCEGNNIFAAGVPNIDTLGVRGGRIHSSEEFVDADSFAERASLSALLLNRLCDGRIDGARIKALMT, encoded by the coding sequence ATGACAGACCTATCGAAACTGAACGATGATGATCGCGCCATCATGGCGCGCCTTGAGGCCGCCGCGGACACAATGCTCTCGCGCACGATTGAGTGGGCGAAGATCAATACCGGCAGTTACAACACGGACGGTCTGTACCAGCTGGCACCAGTCATCGCCGATGCCTTTCGCGCGCTCGACGCCGATGTGGCGCTGGAGGATGCGCCGCCCTTCCCGGTCATCACCGACAAGGGCGAAAGCGAAGACATGACGACCAGCCCGATCATCCGTGTGCGGTCCCGTCCGCATGCCCCTGTGCAGGTGGTCATGAGCGGTCACTACGACACGGTCTTTCCGCCAGGCACATTCACGGAGATCCGCGACCTGGGAAATGGCCGGTGGAACGGCCCGGGCCTCGCCGACATGAAGGGCGGGCTGAATGTGATGCTGGAAGCACTGAAGGCTTTTGAAGCAGGCCCGATGAAGGACCGGCTCGGCTATCAGATTGTCATCTCGCCTGATGAGGAGATTGGCAATTTTGCCAGCGCCCCTGCCCTCACGGCGGCGGCCCAGTCAGGCGCAATGATCGGCATGACCTATGAGCCCTGTCTCGAGACCGGCGACATGGCCGGCGGCCGCAAGGGCTCCGCAGTGTTCGATATCGTGCTGCACGGCAAGTCTGCCCATGCGGGTCGTGCCAAGGCCGAGGGCCGCAGTGCGATTCTCGCCGCGGCTGAGCTTGTGGTCGGCCTTGAGGCGCTGAATGACGAGCGCGAGGGCGTGACCCTGAATGTCGGTGCGATCGAAGGTGGCGGTGCCGTGAATATCGTTCCCGATCTGGCGATCGTCCGGTTCGGCGCGCGCGCTCCCGATCAGGATGCCGCCGATTGGTGTACGGACCAGATCAAGGTTCTATTTGAACGCGCCATTGGCCGTGACGGCATTACGGGGCACCTGCATGGTGGTTTCTACCGTCCGCCGAAACCGCGCAATGCGGCCCAGCAGGCCCTCTTTGATGCCGTGCATGGCACGGGTCAGGCACTGGGGCTGAATATCGGTTTCGTTGATACCGGCGGCGTGTGTGAAGGCAACAATATCTTCGCTGCCGGGGTGCCGAACATTGACACGCTGGGCGTCAGAGGCGGCCGAATTCATTCATCGGAAGAATTCGTCGATGCGGACAGTTTCGCCGAACGGGCTAGCCTGTCCGCCCTGTTGCTGAACCGGCTCTGTGATGGCCGGATCGATGGGGCCCGAATAAAGGCGCTTATGACCTGA